CGGATATGGGCGGGATTAACGACAAGTCCTTTAACCAGTCCTCCTGGGAAGGCCTGAAACAACTTGAAAAAGAAACCGGAGCCAAAGTGAAAAATCTGGAAAGCAAAACTGATGCAGATTACGTTCCGAACTTAACCCAGTTTGCAAGTGAAAAGTATGCGCTGACTTGGGGAATTGGCCAGACGATTGATAAGGCAATGAAAACTGTGGCAGACCAAAATAAAGATGCCAAGTTTGCTATTATTGACAACATGGTTGAAGCTCCTAATGTTCACTCTGTAGTATTTGCAGAGAACGAAGGATCTTTCCTCGCGGGTGTTGTCGCGGGCCTGATGACCAAAACGAACAAAGTAGGTTTCGTTGGAGGCATGGAAATTCCGGTTATCAAACGTTTTGAAGCCGGATATGTAGCAGGTGTGAAAGCCGCCAATCCTAACGTGGAAGTTAAAGTAAATTATACAGGCGCATTTGACAAGCCTGACCAAGGCAAATCCGCAGCATCTACACTTTATAATGATGGGGCAGATATTATTTTCCATGCTGCAGGCAATACGGGCAACGGGGTATTTAACGAAGCGATTGACCGTGAGAAACAAGGCAAGAAAGTATGGGTTATCGGTGTTGACAAGGACCAGTCACTGGAATATGGCGATAAAGTAACCCTGACATCCATGATCAAAAAAGTAGACGA
This Paenibacillus larvae subsp. larvae DNA region includes the following protein-coding sequences:
- a CDS encoding BMP family lipoprotein, with translation MKKTLQFSLVMLLVLSVVLAGCGKKSSNDGGKERASKGSDIKIGMVTDMGGINDKSFNQSSWEGLKQLEKETGAKVKNLESKTDADYVPNLTQFASEKYALTWGIGQTIDKAMKTVADQNKDAKFAIIDNMVEAPNVHSVVFAENEGSFLAGVVAGLMTKTNKVGFVGGMEIPVIKRFEAGYVAGVKAANPNVEVKVNYTGAFDKPDQGKSAASTLYNDGADIIFHAAGNTGNGVFNEAIDREKQGKKVWVIGVDKDQSLEYGDKVTLTSMIKKVDEAVIKISKTVIDGKFEGGKTTVLGLKDNGVGLADTSKKNVPEDVLKKVDEFKDKIIKGEIKVPEQ